The Populus alba chromosome 6, ASM523922v2, whole genome shotgun sequence genomic interval CCTACCCATTGAGTTTGTTCATTGTGAGCATTTGCAGGTATTTGCACACTATATGAAAGGAAGCTCAAGGACCTAAATCCAGCCAACAGAAACATCACTTATGATATTGCGGATCTCTACAATTTCATTGATGGCCTTGCAGACATGAGCGCATTAGTGTATTTCCCTCTCCCTCCCCCCCTCCTTCCGCACACACATGCACATCCAGGCACTTTGAAGCTGGCAATCGAACACCTTTAGACATCTGTGTCAATTATCATACATCTGTGTCAATTATCAATTCTGGGTAGCTAAGCTTGTTGCATTTTGGCTtcgtaaatatttttttctaggaggggaaaaaaaataacgttATTTACATATCTATGAATTTTGCTGGTGAAAAGTATGAATTCCCACCGATCATGTCAAATGCTAATCACAGTTACTGTTTAACATAGACATTCTTGCCAAACAGTTTTGATGATTGCCAAGAGAAATCCTTTCGGTTAAACACTATAAGAGAATGACTCACAAGACTTAAATTTCATCTTATTTGAGAATGAgagttttcttttgaaagactAAGGTACTTTAGGCTGTTTGGGCCTTGCTTGAAGGCCAAAGAAGCAATTACTACCATGCTGCATTTCTCTTCAGACTGCTGCTGTGGCAGGATAACAGATATCCTGTTAATTTATTTCTGTCTTGCAGTTATGATCACTCAATTCAGGCATATCTTCCAAACGACAGACAATGGATCAAACAGCGGCTCCTTCAACATCTTAAGA includes:
- the LOC118050180 gene encoding enhancer of rudimentary homolog, producing the protein MANRHTIVLMQNSQNRSTRTFMDYDSISQAMDGICTLYERKLKDLNPANRNITYDIADLYNFIDGLADMSALVYDHSIQAYLPNDRQWIKQRLLQHLKKLAH